The following DNA comes from Cellulophaga sp. HaHa_2_95.
AAGGTATTAATAACAGGTGCTACAGGATTGGTTGGCAATGCTATAGTAACCGAATGTCATAAAAATAAAATTTCCGTAAATTTTTTAACGACTAGTAAGGCTAAAGTCATTGAAAAAGAAAATTACACAGGTTTTTATTGGAATCCAGACCAGGGAGAAATAGACTTAAACTGTTTTACTGGAGTAACGGCAATTATAAATCTTGCGGGAGCCTCTATTTCTAAAAGATGGACAGCATCTTATAAGAAGGAGATTTTGTCAAGTAGAATCAATTCCCTTAAAACGCTTAAAAACGGACTAGCGAAAGTAGATTCATCAGCGATCACGTCTTTTGTGTCTGCTTCTGCAATTGGCATCTATCCAGATTCGATTCAAAAATTTTATTCAGAAGAGGATCAATTTAAAGCAGATGGTTTTCTTTCAGAAGTGGTACAGACTTGGGAAAACGAGATAGATACATTTGAAGGCTTTAATTTTAGCGTTGCTAAAATTAGAATAGGTCTTGTGATGTCTAATAAAGGAGGGGCGCTGCCAGAGATGGTGAAGCCTATTAAGTTTTTCGTAGGGTCAGCTTTTGGTTCTGGCAAGCAATGGCAATCATGGATTCATATTAAAGATTTGGCAAAACTGTTTATTTTTGCGGTTAAAAACGAGTTAAATGGGGTGTACAACGGCGTGGCTTCAAATCCGGTAACCAATGAGAAGTTAGTGTCTAAAGTTGCTAATGTTCTAGGGAGACCTTTAATACTGCCAAAAATTCCTGCAGCAGTCCTAAAATTAATTTTGGGAGATATGTCCGCTCTGCTACTAGATAGTCAACGTGTTAGTAACAAAAAAATCTTAGAAGAAGGTTTCGTTTTTAAATATCTGAATGTCTGCCCTGCCTTAGATTCTCTGTACTCCGATAAGTAATTAAAGCTGCCAAATTTTAAGTTTTTATTTTTTTATTCATTAAAGAAATCACCATTTTGGTGCTTTTCGGCATGTTCCATATAAACTTTGATGACATTTTGACATTTTTGAAGAATTGGCAGTACTTTTGCCAACTGTAAAGTGCAGAATGAAAAATTGAGTCAAAAATGAGCGATATAAATAATACAGAAGATATACAAGAGGAGAACTTAGCGCAACAAGAAGGAGCAGAGAACCAAGAAAATTCAGCTGAACAAGTTGAAGTTGAGGAGCTTTCTGTGGAAGAACAATTGAGAGAAGATTTAGCAAAAGAGAAAGATAAATTTTTAAGATTGTTTGCGGAGTTTGAAAACTACAAAAAAAGAACTTCAAAAGAGCGAATGGATTTGTTTAAAACTGCAGGACAAGAAGTGATTGTAGCTTTGTTACCAGTTTCTGATGATTTTGATAGAGCGATGCAAGAATTAGCAAAATCAAATGATAAAGAAACGTTCAAGGGGGTAGAATTAATTAAAATCAAGTTCGAACAAGTACTAAAATCTAAAGGCTTAGAAGAAGTAGAGGCTAAAGCTGGTGATGTGTTTGATGCAGATATTCATGAAGCAATAACACAAATACCTGCTCCAAATAAGAAGTTGAAGGGCAAGATTATAGATGTAATTGAAAAAGGATTTAAGTTAGGTGATAAAATTATCCGTCATCCAAAAGTGGTTGTTGGTAATTAAACATAAAGTATGAAGGAAGATTATTACGACATTTTAGGCATAGCCAAAGGCGCAAGCGCAGCTGAAATTAAAAAAGCATATCGGAAAAAAGCCGTTCAATATCACCCAGATAAAAATCCGGGAGACGCGAAGGCAGAAGAGATGTTTAAAAAAGCTGCTGAAGCCTATGAAGTATTAAGCGACGATAATAAAAAAGCACGTTACGATCAGTACGGTCATGCAGCCTTTGATGGTTCTGGCGGTTTCGGCGGTGGTGGCGGAGGTGGCATGAATATGGATGACATATTCAACCAGTTTGGCGATATTTTTGGCGGCTTCGGCGGCGGTGGAGGCTTTAGTGGTTTCGGCGGCGGTGGCGGCGGTCAGCGAAGAGTAAAAGGCAGTAGCTTAAAAATTAGAGTTGCACTTACGCTAGAAGAAGTAGCAAATGGTGTTGAGAAGAAAATAAAAGTTAAGCGTAAAGTTCAGGCTAGTGGGGTTACCTATAAAACATGTGGCACCTGTGGTGGTAGAGGTCAAGTTACTAAGATCACTAATACTATTCTAGGTAGAATGCAGACAGCAGCTACTTGCAGTACGTGCGGTGGTAGTGGTCAAATTCTAGATCATAAGCCAGGCGATGCAGATGCTCAAGGTATGATCGTTAAAGAAGAAACTGTAGCGGTTAAAATACCTGGTGGTGTAGAAGATGGCATGCAATTAAAGGTTTCTGGAAAAGGAAATGATGCTCCTGGAAATGGTGTTCCTGGAGATTTAATTGTTGCAATCGAAACATTAGAGCATGAAACACTTAAACGTGAGGGTGATAATTTACATTATGATCTGTATGTAAGTATTTCTGAAGCTGTGTTAGGTACTTCTAAGGAGATTGATGCTGTAACGGGTAAAGTGCGCATTAAATTAGAGCCAGGAATACAATCTGGAAAAATTTTACGTCTTAGAGGTAAAGGTATTTCTAGTCTCAATGGGTACGGTGCAGGAGATTTGTTAGTGCATGTAAATGTTTGGACTCCAAAAACACTTAGCAAAGAGCAAAAAGAGTTTTTTGAAAAGATGCAGAATAATGAGAATTTTATTCCAAATCCAGAAAAATCAGATAAATCGTTCTTTGAAAAAGTGAAAGACATGTTTTCTTAAGAGCATTTATAATTCATTTTTAAAATAAAAACGTATATTTGAAATAACATTGGGTTTCCAATGTTAATTTTCTTTTTCATAGCAATTTTTTTCCCATCCTTGATTTTATTGAGGGTGGGTTTTGTATTTAAGGCCTTTTTTAATCTTATTTGCGCCATTATAAAAGCCTGCTGTGGTATATTTTTACTTTTTCGTTATTATTTATTGCAGGAAATACGGTGTTTTAAAGCATTTCAATATCTTTGATAAAATTGTTTGCATGAACCATGTATTGGTAGCTAAAGAAGTAAGCAAGAAATATGGTGCGTATACAGCCCTAAACAATATTTCTTTAGAAATTCCTGAAAATAGCATTTACGGATTATTGGGTCCTAACGGAGCTGGTAAAACTTCCCTAATTAGAATTATTAACCAAATTACTTATCCAGATTCGGGTACCGTTTTATTTAACGGCGAACCTTTAGACCCTAAACATATTGCTATGATAGGCTATCTTCCTGAAGAAAGAGGCTTGTATAAAAGTATGAAGGTCGGCGAGCAAGCTTTGTATTTAGCGCAGCTCAAAGGTATGGGTAAGGCGGAAGCAAAAATAAAGCTGAAGTATTGGTTTGATAAATTTGAAATTGGCGATTGGTGGAATAAAAAAGTGCAAGAACTTTCTAAAGGGATGGCACAGAAAGTACAGTTTATTGTAACCGTTTTGCATGAACCAAAGCTTTTAATTTTTGATGAACCCTTTAGTGGCTTTGATCCTATTAATGCCAACGTTATAAAAGATGAAATATTAGAGCTTAAGAAAAATGGTACTTCTATAATTTTTTCTACCCATAGAATGGAATCTGTAGAAGAGCTTTGTGAGTACATCGCATTGATTCATAAGTCGGAAAAAATTTTAGACGGCAAGCTTACGGATATCAAGAAAGCTTATAAAAAAAATATTTTTGAGGTCGGGATGCAAGTGTTGAATCCCTCTGAAATTGTACAAGAATTAAAAGAGAAGCTTGCTATTTTTGAGGACTACTATGAAGTTCACGAAAACCAATTAAACTTTAAGTTGCAATTAAACGGAAAATCTACACAAGAAATCCTTACCTATTTAGCCACTAAGGCACCTATTAATCACTTCGTGGAAAAAATTCCTTCAGCAAACGATATTTTCATACAAACCATATCTAGTAAAAATTCTAATGAATAAATTACTGCTTATAATTAAACGGGAGTACTTAGCAAAAGTTAGGAATAAATCATTTGTAATTATGACTTTTTTAAGTCCAATACTGATGGTGGCAATGGTGGTTCTTATTGCTTTTTTAACGCAACTAAATGATAGTGAAAAACAAGTTATTACTATTTTGAACGAAAGTGATTTTTTTCATAATGAATTTGTAATCAACGAAAGTACATCTTACATAGATTTTAAAAACATTGGTCTACAGCAAGCTATAGATTCTACGGTAAACCTAGGATATTATGGACTTCTGTATATTCCTGATGCTGCTACATTACAGGAGATTACGGATAAATCATTTTTCTATACCAAAGAGGCACCAAGTACTTCTACCTTAGATAAAATAGAAGGTATTTTTAAAACAAGACTTCAGCAAAATAGATTGCAAGAACTAGGAGTGTCTAAACAAGATTTCCTAGAAGTAGATAAGAACTATGATATTAATTTGTCTACTTTTTCAGGAGATATAAATATTAAAGGATTTAATGAAATTAGAGCATTTATAGGTGGCGGTTTTGGATACTTAATCATGATGTTCATCATAATATATGGTGGCTTTGTAATGAGAAGTGTTATTGAAGAAAAAACCAGTAGGATCATAGAAGTCATAATTTCCTCGGTAAAACCTTTTCAGTTAATGATGGGGAAAATTATAGGGACATCCCTGGCGGGAATCACGCAATTTGCGATTTGGATTTTTTCAGCGTCCCTACTCATGTTGGTGGTTATCTTTATTTTTGATATTGATCCGGCAACGTTTAGTGGAACCAATCCTTCTATGGGAGCTATGTCTGCAGTACCTGATGTTTCGATGATGAACGAAAAGGTTTTGGCATTAGGAGTTGAAATTTTTAAAATTCCGTGGGTCATGCTCATAAGCTTCTTCCTTGTTTATTTCTTATTAGGCTATTTAATTTATAGTTCTATATATGCCGCTATTGGAGCTGCGGTTGACAATGAGACAGATACACAGCAATTTATTCTTCCAGTAATTACACCATTAATGCTCGCTATTTATGTAGGCTTTTTTTCTGTGTTTAATAATCCTCACGGGCCTATTGCAGTGGCCTTTTCTTTGTTTCCGCTAACCTCGCCAATTGTAATGCTTATGCGTTTGTCAAGTGGTTTAGGAGAAGGTGGGGTTCCTATTTGGCAGGTAGTGGTTTCTATTTTGTTATTAATTATTACATTTATGGGGATTGTTTGGTTTGCAGCAAAAATTTACCGGATCGGAATTTTAATGTACGGCAAGAAACCAAGCTACAAAGAATTGTATAAATGGTTAAAATATTAATTGATGATTCAAGATCATACGGAGAAAGTAAAAGAGATTCTAGAGGAAGATATTTGGGGTGCTCTTAAAAACTTTCTAGATCTTGGAGTTCATTTTGGAAAAGGCGATAAAGAAATTCATATCACCATCGGGCTTCTGCTTCTATTGGTATTGGCTTTTATAGCGACCAGTTTTGTTTTAAAATGGTTGCGTTACCTCTTTACGAGAAGAATGGAGGTAGATGATAAGAATAAGTTTATCAGTGTCTTTAAATTTATACGCTATGTAGCTTTTCTGGTGGTCATTGTTTTAACAATGAGTGCTGCAGGAATAAATATCACAATTCTTCTAACAGCATCTGCGGCCCTTTTTGTTGGTTTAGGTTTAGCCTTACAAGAATTATTTCAAGATGTCATAGGAGGTATCTTTATTATTGTAGACAAATCTTTGAGTGTAGGAGATATTGTAGAAATCAATGGTAAAGTTGGTAAGGTTTTTGAAATTAAATTAAGAACCACTCGTTGTATTACTAGAGATGATAAGGTAGTCATTATCCCAAATCATAAATTTATAAGTGAGACTATTTATAATTATACGCAAAATCATAAGACCACCAGAGAAACTGTTAAGGTGGGTGTAGCTTATGGTAGTGATGTGGCTTTGGTAACTAGATTGTTAGAGGAGTCCGTTTTGGGGCAAAAAGGGGTGTTAAAGAACCCAAAACCTTTCGTCTTGTTTGAGGACTTTGGAGATTCTGCATTGCTGTTTGCAGTTAATTTTTATATCGGGGATAGTTTTTCAGACCCAAGGATAAAAAGTGCTATTAGATATAACATAGATGCTAAATTTAGAGAACACAATATAAGTATCCCATTCCCTCAACGCGATGTTCATATTAAAAGTAATTAAATAATTTGGCAGTTATGCCAATACAAAATATAGAGTACATGTCTAGAATATTAGTTATAGAAGATGAAGCGGCTATTAGAAGAGTCTTAGTGAAAATTTTATCTGAAGAAAGTAATACGTATACCGTTGAGGAGGCAGAAGATGGTTTGAAAGGAATCGAAGCGGTGAAAAAGGAAGATTATGACTTAGTGCTTTGTGATATTAAGATGCCCAAAATGGATGGGGTAGAAGTACTGGAAGCGGCTAAAAAAATTAAACCAGAAATTCCTTTTATCATGATATCTGGTCACGGGGATTTAGATACGGCTGTGAATACAATGCGTTTAGGAGCTTTTGATTATATATCAAAACCACCAGATTTAAATAGGTTGTTAACTACAGTTCGTAATGCTTTAGATAGAAAAGAACTGGTAGTTGAAAATAAAATTCTAAAGAAAAAAGTATCTAAAAATTATGAGATGGTGGGTGAAAGCGATGCTATTGGAGTAATTAAAGATATCATAGAAAAAGTTGCGCCTACAGATGCTCGTGTATTAATTACGGGGCCAAATGGTACAGGAAAAGAGTTAGTTGCTCATTGGGTTCATGAAAAGAGTCAGAGAAGTAGTGCTGCATTTATAGAAGTAAATTGTGCGGCAATACCTTCAGAACTTATAGAGAGTGAATTATTTGGTCATGTAAAAGGAGCCTTTACATCGGCTGTTAAAGACAGAGCAGGTAAATTTGAAGCCGCTAATAATGGGACAATATTTTTAGATGAGATTGGAGATATGAGTCTTTCTGCTCAGGCAAAAGTTCTTAGAGCTTTACAAGAAAGTAAGATATCAAGAGTAGGTTCGGATAAAGATATTAAAGTAAATGTTCGGGTAGTTGCTGCGACTAATAAAAACCTCAAGAAAGAAATTGAAGATGGGAACTTCAGAGAAGATTTATACCATAGACTTGCCGTTATCTTGGTTAAGGTTCCTGCGTTAAATGATAGAAGAGATGATATTCCACTTTTGATTAATCATTTCGCTTCTAAAATAGCTTCAGAGCACGGAACTGCAGTGAAAACATTCTCAGATAAAGCAATAGCTTTGCTTCAAGAATATGACTGGACTGGTAATATTCGTGAATTAAGAAATGTTGTTGAACGATTAATAATATTAGGAAATACAGAAGTAGATGCTGCTGATGTAAAATTATTTGCTAGTAAATAACCTTACTTGCAATGATCTAATTTTTTAAGGGCATTAGTAGCAATTACTTTTGTCCTTAAATTATAATATTTTTTACCTTCAGATAGTTTATCATTCAAAAGTGCTAGGTCACATTTGTTTCTTATTTCAATGATAAAGTTTCGCGCTTCTTCACAATTTACTGTAACAATAACATCATCCAAGGCCTTTTCAAAGGTTTCTAAGGAGGTATCTATTGCTTGGCGTAATTCTCTTTCTCGAGTTTCTTTAGAGACAAACTCATCTTTTTTAGCATTTTTAACGTTAAGTGTTAAGACATCTGCTTGATATTTACTTTGGTGTGTGTGATGTTCCTTTAAGGATTCTAAACTTGAATAGGTGTTTTTTAAGGCTCTATTGATCAATACTTTGGCGCCACTTACGGTAGAAGTTTTTGTAGCTAAAATTAAATTGTCTAACCCGTCAAACAAATTTTTAGACGCATAACTACATCCGCAGTCATTAAGCTTAGTTCTCGTTTTTTCGATAGCATTGATAGCCTTATAAATCTGATATTTGGTCTTATTTAAATCGGTTTCCGCTAAAGCTTTTTTGGTTTGTGATGTTATGTATTCAATATTTGAACCCACATATTCACAATCTCTGTTCGTTTTGAAAGAAGAAGTTATTATAATTAATAGCACATAAAGTAAAGAGTATTTACTTATCATAGGTTAAGACTTTAATAATCAACATTTGGGAATGTGACTACAAATTTAGTGTTAACTGATGATAGAAGGTTTATTTATTCGTTGTAAATCATCTTTTTTGGGTATAAATTGGATAAGATTAATATTTATACTGCTTTACGTGGAGGTTCTGTGATAGTCTAAAAAAAATATTTTATATTCATGGAATGAATAAAATTGATATTGATTCTTATCGCGTACAGGAATCCGTTAGTTTAAAAAGGATTGCAACTACTGAAAATTTTGATGCGGATGACGATAAGCTAAAAAAGAAATTAGAAAAAGTTAGGCGAGAACTAGGAGATTTTCAAGATACACTATATGCTCATGGGAAATATAGTGTTTTGATGTGTTTACAGGGGATGGATACTTCCGGAAAAGACAGCTTAATTCGTGAGGTTTTTAAAGATTTTAATGCAAGAGGTGTTGTGGTGCATAGTTTTAAAGTGCCTACAGAGTTAGAATTGAAACATGATTATCTGTGGCGCCATTACATTGCACTTCCTGCAAAAGGTAAAGTTGGTGTTTTTAATAGGACACACTATGAGAATGTATTAGTGACAAGGGTACATCCTGAATATGTTATGGGAGAGCACATTCCAGGTATTCATACCGTTGATGATTTAGATGATGACTTTTGGGAAAAACGTTTTGAGCAAATCAATAATTTTGAAAAGCATATTGCCGATAATGGAACTATAATCTTTAAATTCTTTTTACATCTATCTAAAGAGGAACAGCGTCAACGACTGTTGCGTAGATTGCACTTAAAACGTAAGAATTGGAAGTTTTCTCCGGGAGATTTGAAAGAAAGAAAATTGTGGGATAGCTACCAAGAGTGTTATGAAGATGCTATTAATAAAACTTCTAAACCACATGCTCCTTGGTTTGTGATACCGGCAGATAACAAAAAGGCTGCGCGATTAATTGTTGCAGAAACTATGCTTCAAGAGTTAAAAAAATACAAAGATATTAAGGAACCAGAATTAGATGATAAAATTAAAGCTAATTTAGAGGATTATAAAAATCAATTGGAAAAGGAATAAGAATGAAGAAGACGATCTATTTGTTATGTTTATTTATCGTAACCGCAGTATCCGCACAGAAAACAGATGAAGAGCAATTAAAAAGTATTTATACAGCTGCACTGACAGAGGGTAAAGCTTACGATTGGTTAAACTACTTATCTAATCAGGTAGGAGGTAGACTTTCTGGTTCGGTTCAAGCACAACAGGCAGTAGATTATACCAAACTACAATTAGATGAATTAGGTTTAGACAAAGTGTGGCTGCAACCTGTGATGGTGCCAAAGTGGAATCGTGGTTTGCCAGAGTTTGCATATTTTGAAACAGATCCTGGTATTACGACCAATGTTCCTATTTGTGCTTTGGGTGGTTCTGTAGCTACGCCATACGGAGGTATTAAAGCGAACGTTGTTGAGGTTAAAAGTATGGATGATTTAGCTATTTTAGGAAAACAACGTCTAGAAGGTAGGATTGTTTTTTTTAATAGGCCTATGGATCCTGCAAATATTAGCACCTTTGAGTCCTACTCTGGTTGCGTAGATCAACGCTACTCTGGAGCGGCTGAAGCTGCTAAGTATGGTGCAGTAGGTATTATTGTAAGATCTATGAATTTGCGTTTGGATGATTATCCACATACAGGTTCTATGAGCTATGGAGATTTAGCTGTAGATAAGCGCATTCCTGCTGCGGCAATTAGTACAAATGCAGCAGATTTATTGAGTATTTCTTTACGGTTAAATCCAGATGTTAATTTTTATTTTAAGCAAAATTGCGAACAATTAGAAGATGTGCAATCGTATAATGTAATCGGAGAGATAAAAGGTAGTACTTATCCGGACGAGATTATGGTTGTAGGCGGACATTTAGATTCTTGGGATTTGGGAGATGGTTCTCATGATGATGGTGCGGGCAGTGTACAGAGTATGGAAGTGCTTCATCTACTTAAAAAAACAGGGTACAAGCCAAAAAGAACGCTTCGTGTAGTTTTATTTATGAATGAAGAGAACGGGTTGCGTGGTGGAAATGAATACGCAGCAGTGGCAAAGAAAAAGAAAGAAACACATGTATTTGCTTTAGAAAGTGATTCAGGAGGCTTTACGCCTAGGGGATTCTCTTTTGATTGTTCAGAAGAAAATTTAACTAAAATACAAGCTTGGAAACCATTATTTGAACCTTACCTTATTCATATGTTTGTAGAAGGACATAGCGGTGCAGATATTGGGCCTCTAAAAAATGACAAAATGGTTTTAGCAGGCTTGCGTCCAGATTCTCAACGCTATTTTGATCATCACCATGCAGAGAATGATACTTTTGAACATGTTAATAAAAGAGAACTAGAGTTAGGAGCAGCATCAATGGCAAGTTTGGTATATCTTGTAGATACCTACGGAATTGTTGGAACAAAATGATGCTTCAGTATAGATCGTAAAAGGTTAAATTAGAGTATATTGCCTAAAATTATTTAGAAGGTATTGTTTTTTTTAATAAGAGATAATCCACGGCGATCTAAATTTTTAAAAATCAATCAAATGAAAAACAATGTTATTATTGCGCTTTTCGGTATTTGTCTAATTTCTTCTTGTAAGGAAGAGAAAAAAGAACCAATTGCCGAAGCACCTTCAAGAGGTATCATCTTAGCAAATATGGATACCACCGTGAGTGCAAAGGAAAATTTCTATGAATTTGTAAATGGTAATTGGTTGAAAAACACCGAAATTCCAGATGATAGATCTAGTTGGGGAGGTTTCAGTGTACTAAGAAAATCTACCGATGCAGACGTTCTTGAAATTATAAAAAAAGCAGAAGCTAGTAACAAATATGCAGCGTCGACAGATCAGGCAAAAGCGTTGTTTATATTTAATTCAAAATTAGATACTGTAGCAAGAAATGAGTTAGGAGTCAAACCTTTAATGCCTACTATAGAAGCTATCAATAATGTAAAAGACCTTAAAGAGATGCAAACTCTATTGGTGACTAACCCAACAGCTAATTCTCCTTTTTTAAGCATCAGTGTTTTTGCTAATTTAGGAAATAGTAAAATGAATGCTGTATACTTAGGGGAGAACGGTTTAGGCTTACCAGATCGTGATTACTATTTAGATCAAGATTCTAAGTCTAAAGAAATAAGAGAAAAATATGTAGCGCATATTTCTAAAATGCTTCAGTATATAGGTATAACTGCAGCGCAGTCTCAAGAAGATGCAAAAAAAATTCTTGCGATGGAGACAAGTTTAGCAACTCCTAGATTGGATAAAGTGGCAAGTAGAGATGCTAGAAACTTTAATAATCCTAAAACAGTTTCAGTTGCTCAGAGTCTTATTCCTGCAATCAGTCTTACCAAAATGATGGAGGATATGGGTGTGAAAAAGCAAGTAGATACTTTAATTGTTACGCAGCCTAAATATATTCAAGAGTTGAATTCTTTTTTTGAAAAAACATCCTTAGAGGATCTTAAGAAATTAGTGATTTGGGATACTTTAAATAGTGCCGCTGGAAGACTAACAACAGAAATTGAAACGGTAGATTGGGAGTTTTATAGCCAATATTTAAGTGGTGATAAAAAACAACGCCCTGCAGATGAGAGAGCTTTGGCCACAGTTAATTCTTCTGTGGGAGAGGCTTTAGGGAAATTGTATGTAGATGAAATGTTTCCTCCAGAGGCAAAAGCTAAAGCAGAAACTATGATACATAATATCATTGCTGCTTTTCAATCAAGAATCAAAGTTCTAGATTGGATGAGTGATTCTACGAAAATTAAAGCTGTTGAGAAATTAGATAAATTCACGGTAAAAATAGGATATCCTGATAAGTGGGAAGATTATTCTACAATGGAAGTAACTAAGGAAAATAGCTATTTTGATAACTTATTAGCTATTACTGATTGGAACTTGCAAAAAAATCTTTCCAAAATAGGAGAGCCTGTAGATCGCACAGAGTGGGGAATGTCTCCACAAACGGTAAATGCTTATTTTAATCCTTTAAATAATGAGATTGTTTTTCCTGCAGCAATACTACAACCGCCATTTTATGATTACTTAGCAGATGATGCTGTAAATTATGGAGGAATTGGAGCGGTAATAGGTCATGAAATATCTCATGCCTTTGATGATAGCGGTGCCCGTTTTGATGCTAATGGAAATCTTGTAAATTGGTGGACAGATGAAGATTTGGCTAAGTTTACAGAACGTAGTGGGGCATTAGCAGATCAATATGATCAAATAGAAGTTTTGGATAGCGTGCATATTAATGGCAAATTTACTTTAGGTGAGAATATTGGAGATTTGGGAGGTGTTTTAGGAGCTTATGACGGTTTACAAGCTTACTTTAAAGAAAACGGTAAGCCAGATCCAATTGATGGATTTACGGCAGAGCAGCGTTTCTTTATGTCTTGGGCTACGGTTTGGCGTACGTTAAGTAGGGAAGATGCCTTGCGTACCCAAATTAAAACAGATCCTCATTCTCCAGGTAAATATAGAGCTACGCAACCGTTGTTAAATATAGATTCTTTTTATGAGGCCTTTGATATTCAAGCGGGAGATCCAATGTATCTAGCTCCAGAAAAGCGTGTTAGAATTTGGTAGCATAATATAAAAAACTATGAATTTTTAAAGGAGCCTTTTAGGCTCCTTTTTTTGTAGGCTAAGTAAATCTTAAAAAATCTAAAGAGTTTTTTTAGCCAAAACAAAATAGTACCTTTGTCGCTCATAAAAAAAAGTAAAATGAAAGACGGAATCTACGCAAAATTCAATACTTCAAAAGGAGAGATTTTAGTAAAACTAACTCACGACAAAACACCTGGAACAGTTGGTAATTTTGTTGCCTTAGCAGAAGGTAATTTAGAAAATAAAGTAAAGCCTCAAGGAACACCTTATTATGATGGAATTAAATTTCATAGAGTAATTCCAGATTTCATGATTCAAGGAGGATGTCCTCAAGGAACAGGAACGGGTGATGCCGGATATAAGTTTGATGATGAATTTCATGTAGATTTAAAACATGATGGTCCTGGAGTCTTATCAATGGCAAATGCAGGTCCTGGTACTAACGGGAGCCAGTTTTTTATTACACATATTGCAACACCATGGTTAGACAACAAGCACACCGTTTTTGGTAATGTTGTTGAAGGTCAAGATATAGTTGATGCCATACAGCAAGGTGATAAAATTGAGTCTTTAGAAATTGTAAGAGTAGGAGCAGAGGCAGAGGCATTCAATGCAGTTGAGGCGTTTAGAACATTTGAAGGTTCAAGAGAAAAAAGAATAGCAGAAGAAAGATCAAAAAAAGCTGCTGAATTGGATGAGATTTCTGCTGGCTTTGAAGAGACAGCAAGCGGGCTACGTTACAAGATTATTCAAAAAGGGAATGGTAAGAAAGCAGAAGCAGGAATGCAGGTTTCTGTTCATTATGAAGGATCTTTGATTAGCGGAACTGTTTTTGATTCTTCTTATAAGAGAAAAGAGCCAATAGATTTTCAAGTAGGTGTAGGCCAAGTTATCAAAGGTTGGGATGAAGGTATTTGTTTATTACAAGTTGGTGATAAAGCTAGATTTGTAATTCCTTCAGATTTAGGATACGGAAGTGCAGGTGCAGGAGGTGTAATTCCACCAAATGCTACATTGATATTTGATGTAGAATTGATGAAAGTTAGTTAATACTAAACATCATATAGTTACCTATAAAATAAAAGGGCTCCATAATGGAGCCCTTTTTATATTTTGTTAGATTTTCTATTTACACTAATTATTAGTAACAGTGTATTAATTACTACTAAAATCATCAGGATACTAAAGAAAGTACTCATAGCTTATTGTTTA
Coding sequences within:
- a CDS encoding peptidylprolyl isomerase translates to MKDGIYAKFNTSKGEILVKLTHDKTPGTVGNFVALAEGNLENKVKPQGTPYYDGIKFHRVIPDFMIQGGCPQGTGTGDAGYKFDDEFHVDLKHDGPGVLSMANAGPGTNGSQFFITHIATPWLDNKHTVFGNVVEGQDIVDAIQQGDKIESLEIVRVGAEAEAFNAVEAFRTFEGSREKRIAEERSKKAAELDEISAGFEETASGLRYKIIQKGNGKKAEAGMQVSVHYEGSLISGTVFDSSYKRKEPIDFQVGVGQVIKGWDEGICLLQVGDKARFVIPSDLGYGSAGAGGVIPPNATLIFDVELMKVS